One genomic region from Streptomyces sp. NBC_00582 encodes:
- a CDS encoding IS982 family transposase, with the protein MTTDLDTLLTALYVHVDDRLKTPRWRGRPPRLTDAELVTLAVAQAVLGFHCEARWLRFAHAHLHGMFPYLPQRPAYNKRLRAALPLVKRAIRSLAADTDLWLDDVWIVDSTPVECARSRETVKRSDLAGWAGYGYCRSHSRFYWGLKLHLVCTPAGLPVAWALADPKVDERQVLAALIDDEPHLAAARPGLLILADKGYIAAELDRFLAARGISLLRPSYRNRGTPHPAESLLKTVRQLIESVNDTLKGQLDLEQHGGRTIEGVGVRVAQRILAMTCAIWHNRTIGAPITRSLIAYDH; encoded by the coding sequence GTGACGACCGATTTAGACACCCTCTTGACGGCACTGTACGTGCATGTCGATGACCGTTTGAAGACCCCGCGGTGGCGTGGACGTCCGCCGCGGCTGACCGATGCCGAGCTGGTGACCCTGGCGGTGGCCCAGGCCGTGCTGGGCTTCCACTGTGAGGCCCGCTGGCTGCGCTTCGCCCACGCCCACCTGCACGGGATGTTCCCGTACCTGCCCCAGCGCCCTGCCTACAACAAGCGGCTGCGAGCCGCTCTGCCCCTGGTCAAACGGGCCATCCGGTCGCTGGCCGCTGACACCGACCTATGGCTGGACGATGTGTGGATCGTGGACTCCACTCCGGTCGAGTGCGCACGCTCCCGCGAGACCGTCAAACGCTCCGACCTGGCCGGCTGGGCAGGCTACGGCTACTGCCGATCACACTCCCGCTTCTACTGGGGCCTGAAGCTGCATCTGGTGTGCACCCCGGCAGGCCTGCCCGTCGCCTGGGCCCTGGCCGACCCCAAGGTCGACGAACGGCAGGTCCTGGCCGCTCTGATCGACGACGAACCGCATCTGGCAGCTGCCCGGCCGGGGCTGCTGATCCTGGCGGACAAGGGGTACATCGCTGCCGAACTCGACCGCTTCCTCGCCGCTCGCGGCATCAGCCTGCTACGGCCGTCCTACCGCAACCGCGGCACCCCACACCCCGCAGAATCCCTGCTCAAGACGGTGCGGCAGCTGATCGAGTCGGTCAACGACACCCTCAAGGGCCAGCTCGACCTCGAACAGCACGGCGGCCGCACCATCGAGGGCGTCGGAGTCCGGGTGGCCCAGCGGATCCTGGCGATGACCTGCGCGATCTGGCACAACCGAACCATCGGCGCACCCATCACCCGGTCACTGATCGCCTACGACCACTGA